A single Pseudomonas sp. HN11 DNA region contains:
- a CDS encoding chemotaxis protein CheY, translated as MPNKALTILIADEQHLQCLYIEKMLNQLGYHRIVPVQTFEEVQLLTAIPAQPFDVLIINAGLAIHTCGPQPQAHHVLVYDHLDLGTLADATPAVLVRLPGMPDTVNLEHFMDIIDPPAATTGLRVLPWLRELSRVPVAGV; from the coding sequence ATGCCAAACAAAGCACTTACCATCCTGATTGCCGATGAACAACACCTGCAATGCCTGTACATCGAAAAAATGCTCAACCAGTTGGGGTACCACCGAATCGTACCGGTGCAAACCTTCGAAGAGGTTCAATTGCTCACCGCCATCCCGGCTCAGCCCTTTGACGTGCTGATCATCAACGCGGGGCTGGCGATTCACACCTGTGGGCCGCAACCTCAGGCCCACCATGTGCTGGTCTACGATCACCTGGACCTGGGCACGCTCGCCGACGCAACGCCGGCGGTGCTGGTACGGCTGCCCGGTATGCCGGACACCGTCAACCTTGAACATTTCATGGACATCATCGACCCGCCCGCAGCCACCACCGGCCTGCGGGTGTTGCCGTGGCTGCGGGAATTATCCCGCGTGCCTGTGGCTGGGGTTTAA
- the dkgB gene encoding 2,5-didehydrogluconate reductase DkgB yields the protein MSIPMQNVPAFGLGTFRLQGEVVIDSVSTGLELGYRVIDTAQIYENEADVGQAIADSGIPRDELFITSKIWIANFAEGQLIPSLKESLRKLKTDYLDLTLIHWPSPEGEVPVAEFMGQLLEAKRLGLTRQIGISNFTIDLMKQAIAAVGAENIATNQIELHPYLQNRKVVDFATANGIQITSYMTLAYGEVLKDPVIQQIAERHQATAAQVTLAWAMQLGYAVIPSSTKRTNLESNLKALQLTLTADDMAQINELERGHRLTSPKGIAPKWD from the coding sequence ATGTCTATCCCAATGCAAAACGTTCCGGCCTTCGGCCTTGGCACCTTCCGCCTGCAAGGCGAGGTGGTGATTGATTCGGTCAGCACCGGCCTGGAACTGGGCTACCGCGTGATCGACACTGCACAGATCTACGAGAACGAAGCCGACGTCGGCCAGGCGATTGCCGACAGCGGCATCCCGCGCGATGAACTGTTTATCACCAGCAAGATCTGGATCGCGAATTTTGCTGAAGGCCAATTGATTCCAAGCCTGAAAGAAAGCCTGCGCAAACTGAAAACCGACTATCTGGACTTGACGCTGATCCATTGGCCCTCGCCAGAAGGCGAGGTACCTGTCGCCGAATTCATGGGCCAGTTGCTGGAGGCCAAGCGCCTGGGCCTGACGCGCCAGATCGGCATTTCCAACTTCACCATCGACTTGATGAAACAAGCGATTGCAGCCGTTGGGGCCGAGAACATCGCCACCAACCAAATCGAGCTACACCCCTACCTGCAAAACCGCAAGGTCGTGGATTTCGCCACCGCCAACGGTATTCAGATCACGTCCTACATGACCCTGGCCTACGGCGAAGTGCTCAAGGACCCGGTGATCCAGCAGATCGCCGAACGCCATCAGGCTACCGCAGCGCAAGTAACATTGGCCTGGGCCATGCAATTGGGCTACGCCGTTATCCCCTCGTCGACCAAACGCACCAACCTGGAAAGCAATCTCAAGGCTCTGCAACTGACCTTGACCGCTGACGACATGGCGCAAATCAACGAACTGGAACGTGGCCATCGCCTGACCAGCCCCAAGGGGATCGCACCGAAGTGGGATTAA
- a CDS encoding carboxymuconolactone decarboxylase family protein, with amino-acid sequence MTQHLTEYADASPEVRVVYDDIMQTRKVDQVNNFWKCLAAHPPTLRRTWESLKEIMAPGALDPLTKELLYVAVSVTNNCPYCIASHTAAARKAGMTDEMFGELQAVVGMANETNRLATGYRVPLDEPFKLP; translated from the coding sequence ATGACTCAACACCTCACCGAATACGCCGATGCCAGCCCTGAAGTGCGCGTGGTCTATGACGACATCATGCAGACGCGCAAGGTTGATCAGGTCAACAACTTCTGGAAATGCCTGGCCGCCCACCCGCCGACGCTGCGCCGCACCTGGGAAAGCCTCAAGGAAATCATGGCGCCGGGCGCACTCGACCCGCTGACCAAAGAACTGCTCTACGTGGCTGTCAGTGTGACCAACAATTGCCCGTATTGCATTGCGTCCCACACCGCCGCGGCCCGCAAGGCGGGGATGACCGATGAGATGTTTGGCGAGTTGCAGGCCGTTGTCGGCATGGCCAATGAAACCAACCGCCTGGCCACGGGTTACCGTGTGCCGTTGGACGAGCCGTTCAAGCTGCCTTAG